The Rhododendron vialii isolate Sample 1 chromosome 5a, ASM3025357v1 genome contains a region encoding:
- the LOC131325924 gene encoding NAC domain-containing protein 75 isoform X2 produces the protein MNKSSGTQLGSISSSDLIDAKLEEHQLCGSKHCPSCGHKLDGKPDWVGLPAGVKFDPTDQELIEHLEAKVESKEYSKSHPLIDEFIPTIEGEDGICYTHPEKLPGVTRDGLSKHFFHRPSKAYTTGTRKRRKIQTECDLQGGETRWHKTGKTRPVMANGKQKGCKKILVLYTNFGKNRKPEKTNWVMHQYHLGQHEEEREGELVVSKIFYQTQPRQCNWSERSSTGGAAADGSGSCSSSKEVMAQRSEEMSGGGVGGGMSSYCAAMDIGQLKADQFGFAPFRKSFDEVGVGEASTLREAAQGTCEERDIQEQQMPPHHVTTHEHHQQQQYHHNNPHHHSIATAAFHVSRPSHPISAIMSPPNPLVHHTSIILDHEDAFHVSRLMLQNDNFQQQQQQQQQHHHKMGGRSASGLEELIMGCTSSTSDIKEESSITNPQEAEWLKYSNFWPDPDNPDHHG, from the exons ATGAATAAGAGTAGTGGTACTCAGTTGGGTTCAATCAGTAGCTCTGATCTAATTGATGCAAAGCTTGAGGAGCATCAGCTTTGTGGATCCAAACACTGCCCTAGTTGTGGCCACAAGCTCGACGGAAAGCCG gaTTGGGTAGGTCTACCAGCAGGAGTGAAATTTGATCCAACAGACCAAGAATTGATAGAACATCTTGAAGCAAAGGTGGAGTCTAAAGAGTACTCTAAATCTCACCCTTTGATTGATGAATTCATCCCCACCATTGAAGGTGAAGATGGGATTTGCTATACTCATCCTGAAAAACTCCCAG GAGTCACAAGAGATGGCTTGAGCAAGCATTTCTTCCACAGGCCGTCCAAGGCCTACACAACCGGAAcgaggaagaggaggaaaatCCAGACCGAATGCGACTTACAAGGCGGTGAAACGCGGTGGCACAAGACCGGGAAAACAAGGCCGGTGATGGCGAACGGGAAGCAAAAAGGGTGCAAGAAAATCCTGGTACTATACACGAACTTCGGGAAGAACAGAAAACCCGAGAAGACGAATTGGGTAATGCACCAGTACCACTTGGGGCAGCACGAGGAGGAGAGGGAAGGAGAGCTCGTGGTGTCGAAGATATTCTACCAGACCCAGCCGCGGCAGTGCAACTGGTCGGAGAGGAGCAGCACCGGCGGAGCCGCGGCGGACGGCAGTGGGAGTTGCTCTTCTTCAAAGGAAGTGATGGCTCAGAGGTCTGAGGAAATGTCTGGTGGGGGAGTTGGTGGTGGAATGTCAAGTTATTGTGCTGCTATGGATATTGGACAATTGAAAGCTGACCAATTTGGTTTCGCCCCATTTAGGAAAAGCTTTGATGAG gtTGGAGTGGGTGAGGCTTCAACTCTGAGGGAGGCAGCACAAGGCACGTGCGAGGAGCGTGACATCCAGGAGCAGCAGATGCCTCCTCATCACGTGACCACCCATGAGCAtcaccaacaacaacaatatcaCCATAATAATCCACATCATCACAGCATTGCCACGGCGGCGTTCCACGTCAGCAGGCCCTCCCACCCAATCTCCGCCATAATGTCTCCACCCAATCCTTTGGTCCATCACACCTCCATTATTCTTGATCATGAGGATGCCTTCCATGTCTCCAGATTAATGCTCCAAAATGATAATTTCCAG caacaacagcagcagcagcagcaacatcaTCATAAAATGGGAGGGAGGTCTGCATCTGGATTGGAGGAACTCATCATGGGCTGCACATCATCCACTTCTGATATCAAAGAA
- the LOC131325924 gene encoding NAC domain-containing protein 75 isoform X1, which yields MNKSSGTQLGSISSSDLIDAKLEEHQLCGSKHCPSCGHKLDGKPDWVGLPAGVKFDPTDQELIEHLEAKVESKEYSKSHPLIDEFIPTIEGEDGICYTHPEKLPGVTRDGLSKHFFHRPSKAYTTGTRKRRKIQTECDLQGGETRWHKTGKTRPVMANGKQKGCKKILVLYTNFGKNRKPEKTNWVMHQYHLGQHEEEREGELVVSKIFYQTQPRQCNWSERSSTGGAAADGSGSCSSSKEVMAQRSEEMSGGGVGGGMSSYCAAMDIGQLKADQFGFAPFRKSFDEVGVGEASTLREAAQGTCEERDIQEQQMPPHHVTTHEHHQQQQYHHNNPHHHSIATAAFHVSRPSHPISAIMSPPNPLVHHTSIILDHEDAFHVSRLMLQNDNFQQQQQQQQQQHHHKMGGRSASGLEELIMGCTSSTSDIKEESSITNPQEAEWLKYSNFWPDPDNPDHHG from the exons ATGAATAAGAGTAGTGGTACTCAGTTGGGTTCAATCAGTAGCTCTGATCTAATTGATGCAAAGCTTGAGGAGCATCAGCTTTGTGGATCCAAACACTGCCCTAGTTGTGGCCACAAGCTCGACGGAAAGCCG gaTTGGGTAGGTCTACCAGCAGGAGTGAAATTTGATCCAACAGACCAAGAATTGATAGAACATCTTGAAGCAAAGGTGGAGTCTAAAGAGTACTCTAAATCTCACCCTTTGATTGATGAATTCATCCCCACCATTGAAGGTGAAGATGGGATTTGCTATACTCATCCTGAAAAACTCCCAG GAGTCACAAGAGATGGCTTGAGCAAGCATTTCTTCCACAGGCCGTCCAAGGCCTACACAACCGGAAcgaggaagaggaggaaaatCCAGACCGAATGCGACTTACAAGGCGGTGAAACGCGGTGGCACAAGACCGGGAAAACAAGGCCGGTGATGGCGAACGGGAAGCAAAAAGGGTGCAAGAAAATCCTGGTACTATACACGAACTTCGGGAAGAACAGAAAACCCGAGAAGACGAATTGGGTAATGCACCAGTACCACTTGGGGCAGCACGAGGAGGAGAGGGAAGGAGAGCTCGTGGTGTCGAAGATATTCTACCAGACCCAGCCGCGGCAGTGCAACTGGTCGGAGAGGAGCAGCACCGGCGGAGCCGCGGCGGACGGCAGTGGGAGTTGCTCTTCTTCAAAGGAAGTGATGGCTCAGAGGTCTGAGGAAATGTCTGGTGGGGGAGTTGGTGGTGGAATGTCAAGTTATTGTGCTGCTATGGATATTGGACAATTGAAAGCTGACCAATTTGGTTTCGCCCCATTTAGGAAAAGCTTTGATGAG gtTGGAGTGGGTGAGGCTTCAACTCTGAGGGAGGCAGCACAAGGCACGTGCGAGGAGCGTGACATCCAGGAGCAGCAGATGCCTCCTCATCACGTGACCACCCATGAGCAtcaccaacaacaacaatatcaCCATAATAATCCACATCATCACAGCATTGCCACGGCGGCGTTCCACGTCAGCAGGCCCTCCCACCCAATCTCCGCCATAATGTCTCCACCCAATCCTTTGGTCCATCACACCTCCATTATTCTTGATCATGAGGATGCCTTCCATGTCTCCAGATTAATGCTCCAAAATGATAATTTCCAG cagcaacaacagcagcagcagcagcaacatcaTCATAAAATGGGAGGGAGGTCTGCATCTGGATTGGAGGAACTCATCATGGGCTGCACATCATCCACTTCTGATATCAAAGAA